One genomic window of Ruegeria sp. THAF33 includes the following:
- a CDS encoding TRAP transporter small permease, whose protein sequence is MAVLRGLRSVLDFIYLAAGVMAAVSLIAILLLIVVQMLARWTGEVFPGAPDYAGYAMAAASFLAFANALNRGSHIRVSILLNAVPDSVRRVLEIWCFTIGTAVMWYFCWYAYRFVYWSWKFNDISQGQDRTALWIPQSAMLIGAVILAVALTDHLIHVLFKGDHRIVRDLADQSHGE, encoded by the coding sequence ATGGCGGTATTGCGGGGGCTTCGGTCCGTTCTGGACTTTATCTATCTTGCAGCGGGGGTAATGGCGGCGGTCAGCCTGATTGCCATTCTTTTGCTGATCGTCGTGCAGATGCTGGCCCGCTGGACCGGTGAGGTCTTTCCCGGAGCGCCCGACTATGCCGGCTATGCAATGGCGGCGGCATCTTTTCTCGCCTTTGCCAATGCGTTGAACCGGGGCAGCCACATTCGGGTTTCGATCCTTCTGAACGCGGTACCGGACAGCGTGCGGCGTGTTCTTGAAATCTGGTGTTTCACCATCGGCACAGCCGTCATGTGGTATTTCTGCTGGTATGCCTATCGCTTCGTCTATTGGAGCTGGAAGTTCAACGACATCAGCCAGGGTCAGGACAGAACCGCGCTGTGGATTCCGCAATCCGCGATGCTGATCGGAGCCGTGATCCTGGCCGTCGCGCTGACGGATCACCTGATCCACGTCCTGTTCAAAGGTGACCATCGCATTGTCCGCGATCTGGCCGACCAGAGCCACGGAGAATAG
- a CDS encoding TRAP transporter large permease — protein sequence MENLSVIILFLFVLFTLLGTGVWVGLALMGVAWVGMELFTTRPVGDVMITTIWSASSSWTLTALPMFIWMGEILYRTRLSEDMFKGLSPWMAPLPGGLVHTNIVGCTVFAAVSGSSAATLTTVGKMSIPELRKRNYPERMIIGTLTGAATLGLMIPPSLTLIVYGVTINESITKLFFAGILPGLVLAAMFMGYVAIYSKLGKDWTPDVEGKLSFSEKVRNSRFLLPVILLITVVIGSMYLGYATATEAAAFGVIGGLLLAAGQGSLNWKTFTESLMGATRTSAMIALILAGAAFLSLSMGFTGLPRGLADLIAGWELTRFELLMVLLVFYIILGCFLDGISSVVLTMAVVEPMIRDAGIDLIWFGIFIVVVVEMAQITPPIGFNLFVMQGMTNHEMSYIARAAIPMFLIMVLMVFILIWFPDLATWLPENLRQSPGG from the coding sequence ATGGAAAACCTGTCTGTCATCATCCTTTTCCTTTTTGTTCTGTTCACCCTTCTCGGGACCGGTGTCTGGGTCGGCCTAGCCCTCATGGGGGTCGCTTGGGTCGGGATGGAGCTGTTCACCACCCGCCCCGTGGGCGACGTGATGATCACGACGATCTGGTCCGCGTCGTCATCGTGGACCCTGACCGCCTTGCCCATGTTCATCTGGATGGGCGAAATCCTGTACCGCACGCGATTGTCCGAAGACATGTTCAAAGGGCTGTCCCCTTGGATGGCCCCCCTGCCCGGCGGTTTGGTGCATACCAATATCGTGGGCTGTACCGTTTTCGCGGCAGTCTCAGGTTCGTCGGCCGCAACGCTGACCACCGTCGGAAAGATGTCGATCCCCGAACTGCGCAAGCGCAACTACCCCGAACGGATGATCATCGGTACTCTGACCGGCGCGGCCACTCTGGGGCTGATGATCCCGCCGTCCCTAACCCTGATCGTCTACGGGGTGACGATCAATGAATCGATCACCAAGCTGTTCTTTGCCGGCATCCTTCCCGGTTTGGTGCTGGCAGCGATGTTCATGGGGTATGTCGCGATCTATTCCAAGTTGGGCAAAGATTGGACCCCGGATGTCGAGGGCAAGCTGAGCTTTTCCGAGAAAGTCAGAAACTCCCGCTTTTTGTTGCCTGTGATCCTTCTGATCACGGTCGTCATCGGCTCAATGTATCTGGGCTATGCCACTGCGACCGAAGCTGCGGCTTTCGGGGTGATCGGCGGCCTGCTGCTGGCGGCAGGCCAGGGGTCGTTGAACTGGAAGACATTCACTGAAAGCTTGATGGGCGCCACACGAACCAGCGCGATGATCGCCCTGATCCTTGCCGGCGCTGCGTTTCTGTCGCTGTCCATGGGCTTCACCGGCCTGCCGCGCGGGCTGGCCGATCTGATTGCAGGTTGGGAACTGACCCGTTTCGAACTGCTTATGGTCCTGCTGGTGTTCTACATCATTCTGGGCTGTTTTCTTGACGGGATTTCTTCCGTCGTTTTGACCATGGCCGTGGTGGAACCAATGATCCGCGACGCTGGCATTGACCTGATCTGGTTCGGCATCTTCATCGTGGTCGTCGTTGAAATGGCGCAGATCACACCACCGATCGGATTCAACCTGTTCGTGATGCAGGGCATGACCAACCATGAGATGAGCTATATCGCACGCGCAGCGATACCGATGTTCCTGATCATGGTGCTGATGGTCTTCATCCTCATCTGGTTCCCGGACCTCGCCACCTGGCTGCCCGAGAATTTGCGTCAGAGCCCGGGCGGGTAA
- a CDS encoding DUF2141 domain-containing protein — protein MPISKLVVASVMTLASTLGATAQTLTATVQDVRNADGDLIIAVFDDSKSFKAMDVANAAALASIPAVKGQASVTFHNLPLGTYTIAAIHDENSNSNLDTEKDVPTEGYAFGGMDRSGLPPEFADAAVAVGTGATADLKLKYWK, from the coding sequence ATGCCGATTAGCAAACTGGTCGTCGCATCTGTGATGACACTAGCTTCAACCCTCGGGGCAACAGCACAAACTCTCACTGCAACGGTGCAGGACGTGCGCAATGCAGATGGTGATTTGATCATTGCCGTGTTCGATGACTCAAAATCTTTTAAGGCCATGGACGTGGCAAACGCGGCGGCCTTGGCTTCCATTCCTGCTGTCAAAGGCCAGGCCTCGGTCACCTTTCACAATCTCCCGCTTGGCACCTATACGATTGCCGCGATTCACGACGAGAACAGCAACAGCAACCTGGATACCGAGAAGGATGTCCCAACCGAAGGGTACGCCTTTGGCGGCATGGATCGGAGCGGTCTACCGCCGGAATTCGCGGATGCCGCTGTCGCCGTCGGCACCGGTGCAACCGCAGACCTGAAGCTGAAATACTGGAAATAA
- a CDS encoding TetR/AcrR family transcriptional regulator has product MIGRPSNRDERYEQIMQALVRCVARYGLDGASLSQIAKEAGLTRPLIRHHLGNRDELITTLQDYVLKSFSEQSDALVAGLPASRKSRHLIDLLFSDMNQTSPDMVLAFAALTARAVEDASLRLACREALLAFETTIAAILRADFPNVDAAKVNTAAHGIVALYFNATSLAPLDMPNVWKTQAEQAARALFNGLEQEP; this is encoded by the coding sequence ATGATCGGGCGCCCCTCAAATCGTGATGAACGTTATGAACAGATTATGCAGGCCCTGGTCAGATGTGTTGCGAGATATGGCCTTGATGGCGCATCGCTTTCGCAAATAGCCAAGGAGGCGGGCCTGACACGGCCTCTGATCCGGCATCACCTGGGCAATCGGGATGAATTGATTACGACCCTGCAAGACTATGTTCTGAAAAGTTTTTCGGAACAGTCTGACGCACTCGTTGCAGGCTTGCCGGCGTCGAGAAAATCAAGACATCTGATCGATCTTCTGTTCTCGGACATGAACCAGACGTCACCGGATATGGTTCTTGCCTTCGCAGCACTCACCGCGCGGGCGGTCGAGGATGCTTCGCTTCGCCTGGCTTGTCGAGAGGCTCTGCTTGCCTTTGAAACTACGATTGCTGCGATACTGCGCGCGGATTTCCCGAATGTGGATGCCGCAAAGGTCAATACCGCCGCTCATGGCATTGTGGCGCTTTATTTCAACGCGACGTCTTTGGCCCCTCTGGATATGCCGAATGTCTGGAAAACTCAGGCCGAACAGGCCGCGCGTGCGCTGTTCAATGGCCTGGAGCAAGAACCATGA
- a CDS encoding aromatic ring-hydroxylating dioxygenase subunit alpha — translation MLHLLPVEAYTSQDWFDREMREIFSKTWRYAGFMEDVSEPGQFIAVQAGLNNIFVIMGRDRRLRAFHNICRHRGTQLIRAVGKTQKALTCPYHDWTYDLEGNLISVPDEHEEFGKVDKSCLGLKPAKVDIWKSMIFVHPDPDAPSIAEWFGPVEPHIGPHVPEELIEYEDLNTSYEIKANWKVVVENYIDVYHLSHLHSNTLQMYDHKSAEFHWEGPHYMFWEPPVAEFLEDQDSKLTAPRVIPKDMNGAWVPMLFPGIGLAASEDGWNIFIVEPLGPELTRVHNRGRVSNSSEWEFTKQSMKSSSFWSKFGIAGKYEANDAMGEDDPMVAGDFTGEDIYACEQQQKSLHSPYFEAGPAANGESPVIEHQKVVLQWLGEGK, via the coding sequence ATGCTGCACCTTTTGCCGGTCGAAGCTTACACGAGCCAGGATTGGTTCGACCGGGAAATGCGCGAGATCTTCTCCAAAACCTGGCGCTACGCCGGTTTTATGGAGGATGTCAGTGAACCCGGCCAGTTCATCGCCGTGCAGGCCGGACTCAACAACATATTCGTGATCATGGGGCGCGATCGTCGCCTGCGCGCCTTCCATAACATCTGCCGCCATCGCGGTACCCAATTGATCCGCGCGGTTGGCAAAACGCAAAAAGCATTGACCTGTCCTTATCACGATTGGACCTACGATCTTGAAGGCAATCTGATTTCGGTGCCGGATGAGCACGAGGAATTTGGCAAGGTCGACAAGTCCTGTCTTGGCCTGAAACCCGCCAAGGTCGACATCTGGAAATCGATGATTTTCGTCCATCCAGACCCCGACGCGCCTTCCATCGCCGAATGGTTCGGCCCCGTCGAACCCCATATCGGCCCGCACGTCCCGGAAGAGCTGATCGAGTACGAAGACCTGAACACCAGCTATGAGATAAAGGCCAACTGGAAGGTTGTCGTCGAAAATTACATCGACGTTTACCACCTGAGCCATCTGCATTCGAATACGCTGCAGATGTATGACCACAAATCCGCCGAATTCCACTGGGAAGGACCTCATTACATGTTTTGGGAGCCGCCCGTGGCGGAGTTTCTTGAAGATCAGGACAGCAAACTGACCGCCCCGCGCGTCATCCCCAAAGACATGAACGGCGCCTGGGTGCCGATGCTGTTCCCGGGGATTGGTCTGGCCGCTTCGGAAGACGGCTGGAATATCTTCATTGTCGAACCCCTTGGCCCGGAACTGACACGAGTTCACAACCGCGGGCGGGTGTCCAACAGCTCGGAATGGGAATTCACCAAACAGTCGATGAAGTCGTCCTCTTTCTGGTCCAAGTTTGGAATAGCTGGGAAATACGAAGCCAATGACGCGATGGGCGAAGATGACCCGATGGTTGCCGGTGACTTTACCGGCGAAGACATCTATGCGTGCGAGCAACAGCAGAAATCCCTGCATTCTCCGTATTTTGAAGCAGGTCCGGCGGCAAACGGTGAAAGTCCCGTCATCGAGCACCAGAAAGTTGTTCTGCAATGGTTGGGGGAAGGGAAATGA
- a CDS encoding 2Fe-2S iron-sulfur cluster-binding protein — protein sequence MNSRDFFPLRVCGTRVEPDGVAKTVMFDVPDHLMDIFAWRPGQHVSVRFNIDGEEHRRSYSISSSPYSGDPLRITVKRVKGGRVSNFINDTVQEGQTIDVMPPFGSFCLDPDETARRTHYFFGAGSGITPLFAMLNSVLTAELHSVAHLVYGNTNAKSILLQHELSVLQQAHPERFTINHVFSKPGWWSSAEYWRQGTIDKAAIEALIAEYPPYAQDARYYVCGPGDMNQAVKSALMSIDVPQNRIHMESYGAAPDLDTGIDGEDATAELTLEGTRHLISVSKGQTILHAAQSAGLKPPYSCQSGVCGACRAKLTNGTVHMRARMALEDKDIKAGEILTCQSIPTAEKLTISFDQTRR from the coding sequence ATGAACTCGCGTGATTTTTTCCCATTGCGCGTTTGCGGGACCAGAGTCGAGCCGGATGGCGTGGCAAAGACCGTTATGTTCGATGTCCCTGACCACCTGATGGACATATTCGCCTGGAGGCCGGGCCAACACGTGTCCGTTCGTTTCAATATTGATGGCGAAGAGCACCGTCGAAGCTATTCGATCTCCAGTTCGCCTTACTCCGGGGACCCGCTTCGCATCACCGTCAAACGGGTCAAGGGTGGCCGTGTCAGCAACTTCATCAACGACACTGTTCAGGAAGGGCAAACCATTGACGTCATGCCGCCATTTGGCAGTTTCTGCCTGGACCCCGACGAAACGGCGCGGCGCACCCATTACTTTTTTGGCGCGGGCTCTGGCATTACTCCGCTCTTTGCAATGCTGAACTCGGTTTTGACAGCCGAGCTCCATTCAGTCGCGCATCTGGTGTACGGCAACACAAACGCCAAGAGCATCCTGTTGCAGCACGAACTGAGCGTGCTTCAGCAAGCGCATCCCGAACGTTTTACAATCAACCATGTCTTTTCGAAACCCGGCTGGTGGTCCAGCGCCGAGTACTGGCGGCAAGGTACAATCGACAAGGCCGCCATCGAAGCGTTGATCGCCGAGTATCCACCTTACGCCCAGGACGCGCGGTACTATGTCTGTGGTCCGGGCGATATGAACCAGGCCGTCAAATCGGCCTTGATGTCCATTGATGTTCCCCAGAACCGCATCCACATGGAAAGCTATGGTGCTGCGCCGGATCTGGACACAGGGATTGACGGGGAAGACGCAACCGCTGAACTGACGCTGGAAGGCACCCGACACCTCATTTCGGTCTCCAAGGGACAGACCATTCTTCACGCAGCGCAGTCAGCGGGGCTCAAGCCACCCTATTCCTGCCAATCCGGAGTTTGCGGCGCGTGCCGGGCCAAACTGACCAACGGCACAGTTCATATGCGGGCGCGCATGGCGCTGGAAGACAAAGACATCAAAGCCGGAGAAATCCTGACCTGCCAGTCAATACCCACGGCGGAAAAACTGACGATCAGCTTTGACCAGACCCGTCGCTGA
- a CDS encoding cupin domain-containing protein — translation MTTQVINLFDEPETRSERRLADLPDRVVEGDPHHKIGMHFTSPDGQLSAGTWTSTPGKWHAFTDKDEYCYIVKGHCALIHEDGTRQDFRTGASFLIPNGFRGYWEVVEETTKHFVIRDCAPDA, via the coding sequence ATGACGACACAGGTAATCAATCTTTTCGATGAGCCCGAAACGCGCAGCGAAAGGCGTTTGGCCGATCTTCCCGATCGCGTTGTCGAGGGTGATCCGCATCACAAGATTGGAATGCACTTCACCAGCCCGGATGGGCAATTGTCTGCCGGGACCTGGACGTCTACGCCGGGCAAATGGCACGCGTTCACGGACAAGGACGAATATTGCTATATCGTCAAAGGCCATTGCGCCCTGATCCACGAAGACGGGACCCGTCAGGATTTTCGCACCGGGGCGAGCTTTTTGATCCCCAATGGCTTTCGCGGCTATTGGGAAGTCGTGGAAGAAACGACCAAGCACTTCGTGATCCGAGATTGCGCGCCGGACGCATGA
- a CDS encoding YeiH family protein codes for MQALSASNSPWLRARSFVRLNGHGFLVSVVVAVAAKFLSEHYGAPAMLMALLLGIAFHFLAEDDAGDCKAGIEFTARTVLRFGVALLGARISVELMMSLGADLIAVVIAGVILTILFGLLGARLLGRGWRFGVLTGGSVAICGASAAMALSAILPKNEHSERNLVFTVLSVTVLSTIAMIAYPILTEAFDFNDEVSGVFLGGTIHDVAQVVGAGFSVSDQTGEVATLVKLIRVAMLAPVVLVISFLVRRHAEFSEEDGKRPPILPMFVVGFLMFAVLNSMGLIPEVVSSAMADLSRWALLVSIAAVGMKTSLKRILDVGGQAIVLIVAETIFIAALVLAGVYLFH; via the coding sequence ATGCAGGCGTTGAGTGCATCCAACTCGCCGTGGCTTCGGGCACGGTCTTTCGTTCGTTTGAACGGGCACGGTTTCCTTGTTTCCGTGGTTGTTGCCGTCGCAGCGAAGTTCTTGTCCGAACATTATGGTGCCCCGGCGATGCTGATGGCCCTATTGCTGGGCATCGCGTTCCATTTCCTGGCCGAAGACGATGCCGGTGACTGCAAGGCCGGAATCGAATTTACCGCACGAACGGTTCTGCGTTTTGGCGTTGCGCTGCTTGGGGCGCGTATTTCCGTTGAATTGATGATGAGCCTTGGCGCTGATCTGATTGCCGTTGTGATTGCCGGTGTGATCCTCACGATCCTGTTCGGGCTTCTTGGCGCGCGTCTTTTGGGCCGTGGTTGGCGCTTTGGGGTGCTGACGGGGGGATCGGTTGCGATCTGCGGTGCATCGGCCGCGATGGCCTTGTCGGCCATTCTGCCCAAAAACGAGCATTCGGAGCGGAACCTGGTTTTCACGGTACTGTCGGTTACTGTTCTGTCGACAATCGCGATGATCGCCTACCCGATCCTCACCGAAGCTTTCGATTTCAACGACGAGGTTTCAGGGGTCTTCCTGGGCGGAACGATCCATGATGTCGCGCAGGTTGTCGGGGCCGGGTTCTCGGTTTCGGACCAAACCGGTGAGGTGGCGACTTTGGTCAAGCTGATCCGTGTCGCAATGCTGGCCCCGGTGGTGCTGGTCATCTCGTTTCTAGTCCGGCGCCACGCGGAGTTCAGCGAGGAAGACGGCAAGCGCCCACCCATTTTGCCGATGTTTGTCGTTGGCTTTCTGATGTTTGCCGTCCTGAATTCAATGGGCCTGATCCCCGAAGTGGTCTCGTCGGCCATGGCCGATCTCAGCCGGTGGGCGCTGCTGGTGTCGATTGCGGCAGTGGGCATGAAAACGTCGCTCAAGCGGATTCTGGATGTGGGCGGGCAGGCCATCGTCCTGATCGTGGCCGAGACGATCTTCATCGCTGCTCTGGTTTTGGCGGGTGTCTACCTGTTTCATTAG
- the xsc gene encoding sulfoacetaldehyde acetyltransferase, whose product MKMTTEEAFVKVLQMHGIEHAFGIIGSAMMPISDLFPKAGIMFWDCAHEGSAGMMADGYTRATGKMSMMIAQNGPGITNFVTAVKTAYWNHTPLLLVTPQAANKTIGQGGFQEVEQMKLFEDMVAYQEEVRDPTRVTEVLNRVIMKAKRASAPAQINIPRDMWTQVVDVDLPAIVDFERPAGGETAVAQAAELLSTAKNPVILNGAGVVLSKGGIEASKALAERLDAPVCVGYQHNDAFPGSHPLFAGPLGYNGSKAGMELISEADVVLCLGTRLNPFSTLPGYGMEYWPAEAKIIQVDINPDRIGLTKKVTVGIVGDAAKVATGILNQLSDTAGDEGRDARKAKIAEKKSRWAQQLSSMDHEDDDPGTTWNQRARAAKPDWMSPRMAWRAIQAALPKEAIISSDIGNNCAIGNAYPSFEAGRKYLAPGLFGPCGYGLPAIVGAKIGCPDVPVVGFAGDGAFGIAVNELTAIGREEWPAVTQIVFRNYQWGAEKRNSTLWFDDNFVGTELDTKVSYAGIAQACGLKGVVARTQDELTAALNQAIEDQKNGITTLIEALINQELGEPFRRDAMKKPVAVAGISADDMKAQAEL is encoded by the coding sequence ATGAAGATGACGACGGAAGAGGCGTTTGTTAAGGTTTTGCAGATGCACGGGATTGAGCATGCGTTCGGGATCATTGGATCCGCGATGATGCCGATCTCGGACTTGTTCCCGAAGGCCGGGATCATGTTCTGGGACTGTGCGCATGAAGGCAGCGCCGGGATGATGGCGGATGGCTACACCCGCGCGACCGGCAAGATGTCGATGATGATCGCGCAGAACGGCCCCGGCATCACCAATTTCGTGACCGCCGTAAAAACTGCCTATTGGAACCACACGCCGCTGCTGCTGGTCACGCCGCAGGCGGCGAACAAGACCATCGGTCAGGGCGGTTTCCAGGAAGTCGAGCAGATGAAGCTGTTCGAGGACATGGTCGCCTATCAGGAAGAGGTCCGCGACCCGACCCGCGTCACCGAGGTTCTGAACCGCGTGATCATGAAAGCCAAGCGCGCCAGCGCCCCGGCCCAGATCAACATCCCGCGTGACATGTGGACCCAGGTGGTTGATGTTGATCTGCCCGCCATCGTCGATTTCGAACGCCCTGCGGGCGGCGAAACCGCCGTAGCGCAGGCGGCCGAGCTGCTGTCGACCGCCAAAAACCCGGTGATCCTGAACGGTGCGGGCGTGGTTCTGTCCAAGGGCGGGATCGAGGCCTCGAAGGCGCTGGCCGAGCGTCTGGATGCGCCGGTCTGCGTCGGCTACCAGCACAACGATGCCTTCCCCGGCAGCCACCCTCTGTTTGCCGGCCCGCTGGGCTACAACGGCTCGAAAGCCGGTATGGAACTGATCAGCGAAGCCGATGTTGTTCTGTGCCTCGGTACCCGTCTGAACCCGTTCTCGACCCTGCCGGGCTATGGCATGGAATACTGGCCGGCCGAAGCCAAGATCATTCAGGTCGACATCAACCCCGACCGGATCGGCCTGACCAAGAAGGTCACCGTGGGCATCGTGGGTGACGCGGCCAAAGTGGCGACCGGCATCCTGAACCAGCTGAGCGATACCGCGGGCGACGAGGGCCGCGACGCGCGCAAGGCGAAGATCGCCGAGAAGAAGTCCCGCTGGGCCCAGCAGCTGAGCAGCATGGACCACGAGGATGATGATCCGGGCACCACCTGGAACCAGCGCGCCCGCGCGGCCAAGCCCGACTGGATGAGCCCCCGCATGGCCTGGCGCGCCATTCAGGCGGCGCTGCCGAAAGAGGCGATCATCAGCTCGGACATCGGCAACAACTGCGCCATCGGCAACGCCTATCCGTCCTTCGAGGCGGGCCGCAAATACCTGGCGCCGGGCCTGTTCGGGCCCTGTGGCTATGGCCTGCCGGCCATCGTCGGCGCCAAGATCGGCTGCCCGGACGTGCCGGTCGTGGGCTTTGCCGGTGACGGCGCCTTCGGCATCGCGGTGAACGAACTGACCGCGATCGGCCGCGAGGAATGGCCTGCCGTGACCCAGATCGTCTTCCGCAACTATCAGTGGGGCGCGGAAAAGCGCAACTCGACCCTGTGGTTCGATGACAACTTCGTCGGCACCGAACTGGATACCAAAGTGTCTTACGCCGGTATCGCGCAGGCCTGTGGTCTGAAGGGCGTCGTGGCCCGCACCCAGGACGAGCTGACCGCAGCCCTGAACCAGGCGATCGAGGACCAGAAGAACGGCATCACCACGCTGATCGAGGCCCTGATCAACCAGGAACTCGGCGAACCCTTCCGCCGCGACGCAATGAAAAAACCCGTCGCCGTCGCAGGAATCTCGGCAGACGACATGAAAGCTCAGGCCGAACTGTAA
- a CDS encoding FAD-binding oxidoreductase codes for MVDKSIPRHWPKASYDPKYDPIIDAGPGHNRDHAPTYWIGTAGTPPADDGPVSSDMDADVVVIGSGYTGLSTAIHLAKEHGIQAVVLEANTVAWGCSTRNGGQAQISSGRLKRSQWIQRWGTDVAKGMHAEVTEAFELFNDLIASDDIDCEPQPGGHYYIAHREKVMPSLKKECKLLNDVFGYGSRIISRDELRENHVRDMEAVGAMWEPDGTCIHAGKLAFGYVNMARRLGVKIHTGSPVMGWQTKDRVHHLRTPGGIVRAKSVALATAGYTPPGLNNRTRHRLMPILSNSMVTRPLTRAELDECGIQTRSPLTDTRTLRHYYRLLPDNRMQIGSRSAVTGRDAENGKHLDLLKKGLARKFPALEDINLDYSWWGWVDVSHDMMPRIFRPDPDQNVFYAMGYGGNGVMYSAQAGRRMAQLVAGQKDKAFELPIFTSPLPSHGILTPFRRLGQRMAYVGYYLKDEIL; via the coding sequence ATGGTGGACAAAAGCATCCCGCGTCATTGGCCCAAGGCCAGCTATGACCCGAAATATGACCCCATCATCGATGCGGGTCCTGGTCACAATCGCGACCACGCGCCCACATACTGGATCGGAACGGCCGGTACGCCCCCGGCCGATGATGGTCCGGTGTCCAGCGATATGGATGCCGATGTGGTGGTGATCGGGTCGGGTTATACCGGCCTGTCCACCGCCATTCACCTTGCCAAGGAACACGGAATCCAGGCGGTTGTTCTTGAAGCGAATACCGTGGCCTGGGGATGCTCGACGCGCAATGGCGGGCAGGCCCAGATCTCATCCGGGCGGCTGAAACGGTCGCAATGGATTCAGCGCTGGGGCACGGATGTGGCCAAGGGCATGCATGCCGAAGTCACTGAAGCTTTCGAGTTGTTCAACGATCTCATCGCCTCGGATGACATCGACTGCGAACCGCAGCCGGGTGGCCATTACTATATCGCGCATCGTGAAAAGGTCATGCCGTCGCTCAAGAAAGAGTGCAAGCTGCTGAACGACGTGTTCGGCTACGGCTCGCGTATCATTTCCCGGGACGAACTGCGTGAAAACCACGTGCGCGACATGGAAGCCGTAGGCGCGATGTGGGAGCCGGACGGAACGTGTATCCACGCCGGCAAGCTGGCTTTTGGCTATGTCAACATGGCGCGCAGGCTGGGTGTGAAAATCCATACCGGCAGCCCGGTCATGGGGTGGCAAACCAAGGACAGAGTGCATCATCTGCGTACGCCGGGCGGTATTGTGCGCGCGAAATCGGTGGCCTTGGCAACGGCCGGTTATACACCCCCGGGGCTCAACAACCGCACCAGGCACCGCTTGATGCCGATCCTGTCAAATTCGATGGTGACACGGCCTCTGACCCGGGCCGAGTTGGACGAATGCGGTATTCAGACCAGATCCCCCCTGACCGACACGCGCACGCTGCGCCACTATTACCGCCTGTTGCCGGACAATCGGATGCAGATCGGCAGCCGCAGCGCCGTAACAGGGCGTGATGCCGAGAACGGCAAACATCTGGACTTGCTGAAAAAGGGACTTGCCCGCAAGTTCCCGGCGCTCGAGGATATCAACCTCGACTACTCCTGGTGGGGCTGGGTTGATGTCAGCCACGACATGATGCCGCGCATTTTTCGGCCCGATCCAGATCAGAACGTGTTCTATGCCATGGGCTACGGCGGCAATGGCGTCATGTACTCGGCCCAGGCCGGACGACGCATGGCGCAGTTGGTTGCCGGCCAGAAGGACAAGGCGTTTGAACTGCCGATCTTCACCTCCCCATTGCCGAGCCATGGCATCCTGACGCCTTTCCGCCGACTGGGACAGCGTATGGCGTATGTCGGCTACTACCTCAAAGACGAAATACTGTAA
- a CDS encoding nuclear transport factor 2 family protein, translated as MSKTLTAQDLADTFDAFNRHDIDGVMTHFADDCVFYTVAGDEKYGNKIEGAEAIAAAFSGVWAGMKDAHWDHHGHFVHGDRAVSEWTFSGTDADGMRIEAEGADLFTLRDGKIVVKQALRKTRPMFKA; from the coding sequence ATGAGCAAAACCCTGACCGCGCAGGACCTGGCGGACACGTTCGACGCGTTCAACCGCCACGACATCGACGGCGTGATGACCCACTTCGCCGACGACTGCGTGTTCTACACCGTGGCCGGTGACGAGAAATACGGCAACAAGATTGAAGGAGCAGAGGCTATCGCCGCCGCGTTTTCAGGCGTCTGGGCAGGCATGAAGGACGCCCATTGGGATCACCACGGCCACTTTGTCCACGGTGATCGCGCCGTATCGGAATGGACGTTTTCGGGAACCGATGCAGACGGCATGCGGATCGAAGCGGAAGGTGCGGATCTGTTCACTCTGCGTGACGGGAAAATCGTCGTAAAACAGGCGCTTCGCAAAACGCGCCCCATGTTCAAGGCCTGA
- a CDS encoding universal stress protein, which yields MKQLVTNILFATDLSENSGHAMRHAASIAQATGAEIHVLHVNEPLSDDAKITMEIFILNEETRKTAAARRHEMVRKVLAERQAKFWAQFDGDDERIRDQVTSVEVTDGHPAEVILRRSVELGCDLIVLGAHDHGFSHTFLGTVAKRVLRRSKIPTLIVPNPDET from the coding sequence ATGAAACAACTGGTCACCAACATCCTCTTTGCCACTGATCTGTCCGAAAACTCGGGTCATGCCATGCGCCATGCCGCCAGCATCGCGCAGGCCACGGGGGCTGAAATTCACGTGCTGCATGTGAATGAACCGCTGTCGGACGATGCCAAGATCACGATGGAGATCTTCATCCTGAATGAAGAGACTCGCAAAACCGCCGCTGCGCGCCGTCACGAGATGGTGCGCAAGGTTCTGGCCGAACGGCAAGCCAAGTTCTGGGCTCAGTTCGATGGTGACGATGAGAGAATTCGCGATCAGGTCACTTCGGTCGAGGTCACAGATGGCCACCCGGCCGAAGTGATCCTGCGCCGCTCGGTCGAACTGGGCTGTGATCTGATCGTGCTGGGCGCGCATGATCACGGCTTTTCGCATACGTTTCTGGGCACCGTCGCAAAGCGTGTTTTGCGGCGCTCCAAGATCCCGACACTGATTGTCCCGAACCCGGACGAAACGTAA